The following proteins are encoded in a genomic region of Bernardetia sp. MNP-M8:
- the aroC gene encoding chorismate synthase, protein MLNTFGHIFRITTFGESHGEGIGVVIDGCPAGLEIDLEFLASEMKRRKPGQSKITTPRKEKDNLQILSGIFEGKSTGTPLAIFIPNQDQKSGDYSHIATKFRPSHADYTYQQKYGNRDYRGGGRSSARETAARVAAGAVAKLFLKSKGISIQGYVSQVGNITLQKDYSELDFSKYNQNKENIIRCPDEETAEKMIDLIEKVKNEGDTIGGVVSCVLENVPVGLGEPVFDKLHAELGKAMLSINAVKGFEYGSGFEGVKLKGSEHNDEFYTDENGKVRTKTNHSGGIQGGISNGEDIYFKVAFKPVATLMQDQESVDTEGNKVVVSGKGRHDPCVVPRAVPIVEAMAALVIADFYLRKK, encoded by the coding sequence ATTTTGAATACATTCGGACATATTTTTAGAATAACCACTTTTGGAGAATCTCACGGCGAAGGCATAGGTGTTGTCATAGACGGCTGTCCTGCTGGTTTGGAGATAGATTTGGAATTTCTAGCAAGTGAAATGAAACGCAGAAAACCGGGGCAATCCAAAATAACAACTCCTCGCAAAGAAAAAGATAACCTACAAATTTTATCAGGAATCTTTGAAGGAAAAAGCACTGGAACTCCTTTAGCTATTTTTATTCCTAATCAAGACCAAAAAAGTGGCGATTATTCACACATTGCTACAAAATTCCGTCCTTCTCATGCAGATTATACCTACCAACAAAAATATGGAAACCGAGATTATAGAGGTGGAGGAAGAAGCTCAGCAAGAGAAACAGCTGCACGAGTAGCAGCAGGAGCAGTTGCAAAATTATTCTTAAAATCAAAAGGAATTTCTATTCAAGGCTATGTCTCTCAAGTGGGAAACATTACATTGCAAAAGGATTATTCAGAATTGGACTTTTCTAAGTACAATCAAAATAAAGAGAATATTATTCGCTGTCCAGATGAAGAAACAGCAGAAAAAATGATTGATTTAATAGAAAAAGTCAAAAATGAAGGCGATACAATTGGTGGAGTTGTTTCTTGTGTCTTAGAAAATGTTCCTGTTGGTTTGGGAGAGCCTGTTTTTGACAAACTACATGCTGAACTAGGAAAAGCAATGTTGAGTATAAATGCCGTAAAAGGATTTGAATACGGAAGTGGCTTTGAAGGCGTAAAACTCAAAGGTTCAGAACATAACGACGAGTTTTATACCGATGAAAACGGAAAAGTTCGTACAAAAACAAATCATTCAGGAGGAATACAAGGAGGAATTAGTAATGGCGAAGATATTTATTTCAAAGTTGCTTTTAAGCCTGTCGCTACTCTGATGCAAGACCAAGAAAGTGTTGATACAGAAGGAAATAAAGTTGTGGTTTCTGGAAAAGGAAGACATGACCCTTGTGTAGTTCCTAGAGCTGTTCCGATTGTGGAAGCGATGGCTGCCCTTGTGATTGCTGATTTTTATTTGAGAAAGAAATGA
- the rocF gene encoding arginase: MDFIKLIEVRSELGAGTRGASMGVDALKTACLDKGSDYFIRFDIAEVETENDALFESTPYDHAKHVDSVYKVERRTCEAVRDAIEDGYFPLILAGDHSTAAGSIAGIKLAYPDKRLGVIWIDAHADLHSPYTTPSGNIHGMPLAIATGEDNKESRRNDPHKDTVKWWNKLKHIGGNGQNVLPQDIVFVSVRDVEEEEEFLMNKYGIRNFPTSEVNSKGVEQISSEVLEHLGHCDLIYISFDVDSLDPKISEGTGTPVENGLSVEQAKQLNSILISNDKVCAWEMVEVNPTLDWENAMAEEAFDILEYVTDSLSESRESSTRQKLDTQHPRNPSELEGYFRTIAEEIAEEEE, encoded by the coding sequence ATGGATTTTATAAAACTTATTGAAGTACGTTCAGAATTAGGAGCAGGAACACGAGGGGCAAGTATGGGAGTGGATGCACTCAAAACAGCTTGTTTGGATAAAGGAAGCGATTATTTTATTCGTTTTGATATTGCAGAGGTAGAAACTGAAAATGATGCTCTTTTTGAATCTACGCCTTATGACCATGCAAAACATGTAGATTCGGTCTATAAAGTAGAACGTAGAACTTGTGAAGCGGTAAGAGATGCCATCGAAGATGGTTATTTTCCATTGATTTTGGCTGGCGACCATTCTACAGCAGCAGGTTCGATAGCAGGAATTAAACTAGCTTATCCTGACAAAAGACTAGGTGTAATTTGGATAGATGCACACGCAGATTTACACTCACCTTATACTACTCCTTCTGGAAATATTCATGGAATGCCTTTGGCAATTGCTACAGGAGAAGATAACAAAGAATCTCGTAGGAATGATCCACATAAAGATACTGTAAAGTGGTGGAACAAACTCAAACATATTGGAGGAAACGGACAAAATGTTCTTCCTCAAGACATTGTTTTTGTTTCAGTTAGAGATGTAGAAGAAGAAGAAGAATTTTTGATGAATAAGTATGGGATTCGTAATTTTCCTACTTCAGAAGTTAATTCAAAAGGGGTAGAACAGATTTCTAGCGAAGTTTTGGAGCATTTAGGACATTGTGATTTGATTTATATTTCTTTTGATGTCGATAGTCTTGACCCAAAAATATCAGAAGGAACAGGAACACCAGTTGAAAATGGACTTAGTGTAGAACAGGCCAAACAACTCAACTCAATTTTGATAAGTAATGATAAAGTTTGTGCTTGGGAAATGGTAGAAGTAAACCCTACTTTAGACTGGGAAAATGCAATGGCAGAAGAAGCATTTGATATTTTGGAATATGTAACTGATAGCCTTTCTGAATCAAGAGAAAGCTCTACTCGTCAAAAATTGGATACACAACATCCACGCAATCCATCTGAATTAGAAGGATATTTTAGAACGATTGCAGAGGAAATTGCTGAAGAAGAAGAGTAG
- a CDS encoding MBOAT family protein translates to MIELERLLHHLLNQFLVYTQNAPLLFNSGIFLVLFLIFYGGYILLYKNDLLRIVYVIAFSFFFYYKSSGGFVFLLGFSALFNYLSGFLIDSFQLKRNRKIILWISILVNVALLFYFKYTFFFLKNWNAITSQNIQLESIFLPIGISFFTFQAISYVVDVYKKEIPACRNLFDFTFYLSFFPQLVAGPIVRAKDFLPQIRQKLEFDSVNLGWGLFWILKGLFKKAVLADYLAQYVDLIYSNEAGYTGFEHLLAMYGYTIQIYCDFSGYSDMAIGLAMLMGYELCINFDRPYLATSITEFWRRWHISLSTWLRDYIYIPLGGNRHGILRMYLALMATMLIGGFWHGADWKFVFWGAMHGVGLVVHKLYLTLILEFKKNNLDDYNINNNQKIGFLKKTILSTSDNLFNSLKNSIGWIMTFHFVAFLWVFFRAESFEKAWFSIHKILTTTDFDYALPFWETRPLFIVMLVLGLVAHFSSKLSYQNLGNYFASLPFWAKAVCYLIVVQIILQTQSEGVQPFIYFQF, encoded by the coding sequence ATGATAGAATTAGAAAGATTACTACATCATCTCTTAAATCAGTTTTTAGTTTATACTCAAAATGCTCCTCTACTTTTTAATAGTGGTATTTTTTTGGTTCTTTTTCTTATTTTTTATGGTGGATATATTCTTCTTTACAAAAATGATTTGTTGAGAATTGTTTATGTCATTGCTTTTAGTTTTTTTTTCTATTACAAATCTAGTGGAGGATTTGTTTTTTTACTTGGTTTTTCTGCTCTTTTCAATTATTTAAGTGGGTTCTTAATAGATTCTTTTCAGCTAAAACGAAACAGAAAAATAATACTTTGGATTAGTATTTTAGTAAACGTAGCTTTACTTTTTTACTTCAAATATACTTTTTTCTTTCTCAAAAACTGGAATGCAATTACTTCTCAAAATATTCAATTAGAATCTATTTTTCTTCCTATTGGAATATCTTTTTTTACATTTCAAGCTATTAGTTATGTTGTTGATGTCTATAAAAAAGAAATTCCTGCTTGTCGAAACTTATTTGACTTCACCTTTTATCTTAGTTTTTTTCCTCAACTTGTGGCAGGTCCTATAGTTAGGGCAAAAGATTTTTTACCACAAATTCGCCAAAAATTAGAATTTGATTCGGTTAACTTAGGTTGGGGACTTTTTTGGATTTTGAAAGGACTCTTTAAGAAAGCTGTTTTGGCTGATTATTTGGCTCAGTATGTAGATTTGATTTATTCGAATGAAGCAGGTTATACAGGCTTTGAGCATCTTTTGGCAATGTATGGCTATACCATTCAGATTTATTGTGATTTTTCAGGTTATTCGGATATGGCAATCGGACTCGCCATGCTGATGGGTTATGAGCTTTGTATCAATTTTGACCGTCCGTATTTGGCTACTTCAATTACAGAGTTTTGGAGACGTTGGCATATTTCACTTTCTACTTGGCTGCGTGATTATATTTATATTCCTTTAGGTGGAAATCGTCATGGCATTTTGAGAATGTATCTGGCTCTTATGGCGACAATGCTGATTGGTGGTTTTTGGCATGGTGCAGATTGGAAATTTGTTTTTTGGGGAGCTATGCATGGAGTGGGTTTAGTTGTTCATAAACTTTACTTGACACTTATTTTAGAATTTAAGAAAAATAATTTAGACGATTATAATATAAATAATAATCAGAAAATAGGCTTTTTGAAGAAAACAATTCTTTCTACTTCTGATAATCTATTTAATTCATTAAAAAATAGTATTGGATGGATTATGACATTTCATTTTGTGGCTTTTTTATGGGTTTTCTTTAGAGCAGAGAGTTTTGAAAAAGCATGGTTTTCTATTCATAAAATTTTAACCACAACAGATTTTGATTATGCGCTTCCTTTTTGGGAAACTCGTCCTTTATTTATTGTAATGCTTGTTCTAGGATTAGTTGCACATTTTAGTTCAAAATTATCGTATCAAAACTTAGGGAATTATTTTGCTTCGCTTCCCTTTTGGGCAAAAGCTGTTTGTTATTTAATCGTTGTTCAGATTATTTTGCAAACGCAATCTGAAGGGGTACAGCCGTTTATTTATTTTCAGTTTTAG